GTCCCTGCTTCCTTGTTGTCCTGTAGATACAAAGCTCAGATCCAACATGTGATAGTCTGCAGTACAAGCCACTTACTTAACAAAATACCTGATGTCTCACCAGCCGCAGAAGCCGACCATTCAGATGCAGACTGCTTTTTGCTCGTCTTCCTGAGTCATGGCGATGATGATCATGTTTTTGCTAAAGATGGCAAGATCAGCATTCAGGATATCACATCCCTGTTCAAAGGAGACAAGTGCAGGAGCCTCGTAGGAAAGCCAAAGATCTTTATATTTCAGGTACATGCAAACAAAACCCAGTCGAATCCATCAGCGTATGGCAGCGTGCagtattacctgtttttaatGCTTTACTTAAAAATCCACAGGTCTTAAAGGAACTCAAAATGATATTCAGAGcatgctaacagtgctaaaagCGCAAACAGTGCTATCAATGGCAAGAGTGCTGACAAAGCTAACGGTGTTAAATAGGGGGAGTCTGGAGGGTGGGCGCTGAGCTTCCATTAGCCATTATTAGCAGTTACCACCAGTGCAGAGAGGCggcaatgagctagccagtgggatacatgCACAAGACTaatatactcacacacacacacacacacacacacacacacacacacacacacagagcgttAATTCATTCTCATCTCAAGATGCCAATACTCCACTATAACTTTATATAGAAAATACAGGTCTGCTGCCATATTAATGTTCCAAATATCATATCGAGCTTCTTTAAAAATGCCTTCTAAATGAATGTGGCTGTGTCCATTACTAGGCATGCCGAGGAGATAAGCATGATGACCCAGTTACTGCCTGTGATGCAGTGGATAGTGTGTTGAAGACAAATGAGATGGTGGTGAACGCCAGCGGTGTACACACTCTCCCTGCTGGGGCTGATTTCATCATGTGCTACTCTGTGGCTGAAGGTGAGCCGGTGGGAATGTTTGTCTCAGTACAGTGGGAAGGTTCACACTACATTTGACTGAGTTCATACCTTTAAGAAAGTGAATAATATCCTTTTTGCTGGTCAGTCAGTAACTATCCTGTCCTGTCATCTGTGTTGTTCCTTAAGGTTACTATTCCCACCGGGAGACGATCAAAGGTTCCTGGTATATTCAGGATCTGTGTGAGCTGCTTCAGGAGTATGGGAACTCCCTTGAATTCACAGAATTACTGACGCTGGTCAACAGGAAAGTGTCGATGAGGAGTGTTGAGAAAAGTAGAGACAGGAATGCCATTGGGAAGAAGCAAGTACCTTGCTTTGCTTCAATGCTCACCAAGAAACTTTACTTCCGACCAAAGAAGTAACCGTTTCCAAGCTCAGTCATAAAATGAGCTGGACTTATATTACTCCTGATATTCACACATACATTGAACAATCAGCTATTGGCAGTCTTAGtttctacattgaaaacaatagtAACAGAATAACAGGAGTAACTtgtgttacatttacattttataaaattaACAAATTCATTTCTGCTGGGGTTCATGCCAGGAAAGTTACAGAGCTTGCTTGTGCAATAAGTTAGTGTAGAAATGGTTGTAAAACACAGTATGACCTGCAGAGGGCAAGATAGAGCTCATTTTAGACAATGTAAATCTGGATACTGCAATAACCCTAATTGACAGCAATTCTTTAATTCTGACTCATTAATACAAAATCAAGCTGGTCCTGTAATAAGATTAGTAGATTTATATTGATCTTTGAAAAAGACCCAAGTTCTATATATTTGAGAATAAATATTTAGAGTCTGACAAAACCTCTTGCCGCCTGGCTCTCAATGCTGCTGTGATTGTGGATGTTGCTTCGAGGTATTGTAACTTTTACTCTCAACGAATTAATAAAGGCACCTGCTTTCAAATCAGCTCACCTTTCACCTGTTGTGTACTTCCTCGTGCTATTCTTCTTTGGCTCTGGATATCAGCCATACCTGGACAGCCAGAGGGAGtcttgtgtgtgtcagtatgaaGTGAGGGAACTGTGACACTGCCACAGGATCAAGACTGTGACACAGATGGATTCAAAAGTACAACACTGACAGAAGGATGCCAGCAATGTAAACTTCTTTGA
The DNA window shown above is from Epinephelus moara isolate mb unplaced genomic scaffold, YSFRI_EMoa_1.0 scaffold3684, whole genome shotgun sequence and carries:
- the LOC126387333 gene encoding caspase-6-like; protein product: HLSFRLTDLKFEVRAYDDLGKKEVEDRITEAAEADHSDADCFLLVFLSHGDDDHVFAKDGKISIQDITSLFKGDKCRSLVGKPKIFIFQACRGDKHDDPVTACDAVDSVLKTNEMVVNASGVHTLPAGADFIMCYSVAEGYYSHRETIKGSWYIQDLCELLQEYGNSLEFTELLTLVNRKVSMRSVEKSRDRNAIGKKQVPCFASMLTKKLYFRPKK